Below is a window of Ammoniphilus sp. CFH 90114 DNA.
ATCATAGCAAGTGAGCAATCCGAAGGTGACCCCATCTAGCTCGAAAGTTTCTAGTTGGTCTCCCTTAGAAAAAAGCAGATTCTCATCTGTAAACAGATGTGTCTTGCGGTAATAGTGCTGCAGTTGGCCTTCTTTATTCATAAGGCAGGATGTAATATATACATCTCTACCATCAGCTTCGATAAATGAATACACAACGTGGATTGGGTATCTATGAATCATACTCCGGATTGCTTTACACGTGTACCCGTCTTTGGCTTCAGCTACCAGAGGAAGCTGATCCCTAGATACAAGTCCTGTCACGATGAGTTCCGGAAAAAGAACGAGGTCAGCTGATTGTTGATAAGCTTCTTGGATAAACTGTTCCATTTTTTTAAGATTTGCTTCTTTGTTGCCGTCTTGCACCGGAATTTGAGCAAGAGCGATGTTCCATGTTTTTTTCATTTATACGACCTCATCCATTTTTAAGTCTACGGGTTGCTGTTTAAATCCTTTGGTTAAATAAACAAGATAAACCAGCCCCACTGCTCCCCATACCATACCGTATTGCTTGGCCATTGGGTCTAAGCTTAGTAGTAAGAGTATATTTAAAACGGCTCCAATAAGAGGGATAATCAAGTTAAAAATCACGCCACTGCCTGAACGCTGTTTGTTCTTTCCGTAATAGTGAGCAATGACTGCTAGATTTACCATCGTAAAAGCAGCAAACGCTCCAAAGTTTATACAAGAGGCTGCACTTAGAATATCAAACTTGATGGCAAGGAGCCCAATTAACCCAATCAGGATAAGTGTGATCACAGGCGTCTGATATTTGGCGTTGATATAGCCAAATACCGATTTTGGCAAAACAGAATCACGTCCCATAGCATAAAGCAAACGTGAGGCGGAGGCTTGCGCTGACAGGCCTGATGTAAATTGAGCGATAATTAGACCGGCTAAGAAGATGGAACTGAATAGATTTCCCCCAACCATATAAGCCAGCTCGTCCCCAGCGGTAGCTAAGTCTTTAAACTGGGTGTAATCAGGGTAGATCAAATGGGATAAATAGGATACAAGAATGAATATAATCCCGCCAATAAGGGCAGTAAGCATAATGGCTCTTGGCATTGTTTTCTCAGGGTCTTTTTTTCTTCCGTAAATGTTGTGATCGCATCAAATCCTAAAAAGGAATAGCATGCGATCGCCGCACCGGCGAGTACAAAATTAAAGGAAGTATTCTCGTTAAAAAACGGCTGGATGGAGAAAATCGTTGCTGCGCCAGTACCTGTCATTAGACTCCTGATACTTAATATAACGAAAATACCAATAACTAAGAACTGAAAAATCATAAGCAAAAAGTTTACTTTATTACTAACTTTGACTCCTAGAATGTTGACGGCTGTAGTGAGGATAATAAAAGTGACAATCCATACCCACATCGGTACGCCTGGAAAAATGGTCCCGAAGTATAGAGCCCCAATCAACCAGATCACCATAGGGATAAAAATGTAGTCAAGTAGAATAGCCCAACCAACCATGAAGCCGATGTGACCATTAAGAGTTTTTCGGGTGTAGGTATAGGCGGAACCGGCTATGGGATAGGCTTTTACCATTTTTCCGTAACTGAAAGCCGTGAACAGCATCGCGACCAGTGCTAGGACAAAGGTCGGAACGACAGCACCATGACTGGCATCGGCAAGTGTGCCATACATTCCAAACACAATCATAGGCGTCAAATAGGCCAACCCGAATAATACGACCTGGTACAAGCTTAGTTCTCTTTTTAAGGCCACTTCTTCTTTCATAAAATTCCTCCTTAAGTATTGATTGCAAGTTTATTTGCAAGAAGGATGCCAAGTCTGGCAACTGCATAAATTCTGTTGATTTAGAGAAGTTCAAAACCTATAATAAGGAGAAAAGATGATTTTTTTCATCCTGATAAATCGAAAGATAGGAACAAATCAATATCTACCAAGGTTCAAGTTATCTTGATGATTTTTTTCATCATCAGTTGTTTCCTTTTCAGAGGAAAGAAAGGGGAGACCATGAACTCGCACAAGTCAGGCCTTCAAGGTTGCCTTTCGTTGTTATTGGATAAATATCTCTATATACGTTATCTGGCTGGAAATAACCAAACTCAGGATCCAGTCGGTATCTTTCGGCCAGGAAGATCGATTTATGATGTGGATTGGAACGCTTGTTTTGTGACCCCACCGGAAAAAGAGAAGAAACACCAACTTCTTATGACCCACCAAGGAGAGATG
It encodes the following:
- a CDS encoding nitrilase-related carbon-nitrogen hydrolase → MKKTWNIALAQIPVQDGNKEANLKKMEQFIQEAYQQSADLVLFPELIVTGLVSRDQLPLVAEAKDGYTCKAIRSMIHRYPIHVVYSFIEADGRDVYITSCLMNKEGQLQHYYRKTHLFTDENLLFSKGDQLETFELDGVTFGLLTCYDIEFPEPARALTLQGAQVLLVNSANMSPYENQHRIFCQARAMENHLHVVYCNRLGSNDHYEYHGESLVVHPSGKVLLDGGSDREGLGFTTLVLEEDSVHSYHYLKERRPELYR